Below is a genomic region from Bradyrhizobium sp. 1(2017).
GGCGGGACTGCTGACGGCCGGCTTCCTGTTCTTCTCCGGCATCACCGGGGCCATCATCTCGTGGGATCATGAGCTCGACGACGTCCTGAACAGTCACTTGTTCGACGTCTCCAGCAAGGGTCCCGCGATTCCCTCGATCGAGCTCGCCAAGATGATCGAGCAGCGCGATCCCCGCGCGCGCGTCGTCTATCTCTTCATGACGCCGGAGGAGGGCCACTCGCTGTGGTTCTTCGTCATGCCGCGGATCGATCCGGCGACCGGAAAACGTTACCCGCTCGACTACAACCAGGTGTTCCTCGATCCCAACACCGGCGCGGAGCTCGGCCGGCGCTATTGGGGCGCGGTCTGGCCTGTCACGCGAGAGAACTTCGTCTCGTTCCTCTACAAGCTGCATTACACCATGCACATCCCGGAATTCTGGGGCAGCGACCGCTGGGGCATGCGCGTGCTCGGCATCATCGCCATCATCTGGACCATCGATTGCTTCGTCGGATTCTATCTGACGCTGCCCTCGCGCAGGCGCGCCAAGGCGGCGCGGGCGCCTGAAGTCGCACGCCAGCTCGAGCGCGGCTTCTGGGCGCGCTGGGCGCCGGCCTGGGCCATCAAGACGTCGGGCAGCGCCTACCGGATCAATTTCGACATCCATCGCGCCTTCAGCCTGTGGACCTGGAGCCTGCTGTTCGTCATCGCCTTCACGGCATTTTCGCTGAACCTCTATTTCGAGGTGTTCTCGCCGCTGATGAAGATGGTGTCGAACTACACCCCGACGCCTTATGAGCAGCGGCCCTATCGCGACCTCGACGACCCCATCGAGCCGAAGATGACGTTCGCCGAGATCGCCGCCCGCGCGGCCGCCGACGGCAAGGGACGGGGCTGGACCATCCCGGTCGGCGCGATCAGCTACGGGCCCGCCCATGGCGTCTATGCCGCCGCCTTCTTCCATCCCGGCGACGATCACGGCGCCGGCGGCGTCGGACCGGCGCAGCTCTATTACGACAGCGAGGATGGCCGCCCGATCGGCGAGCGGCTGCCCTGGGTCGGTACCGCCGCCGACATCTTCGTGCAGGCGCAGTTCCCGCTGCATTCGGGCCGGATCGTCGGGCTGTTCGGCCGCATCCTGATCTCGATCATGGGCCTCGTCGTCGCGGCGCTCTCGGTGACCGGCGTCGTGATCTGGTGGCGCAAGCGCCGCGCCCGTGTCCGCGTGCGCGAGACCGCGGCCGTGCGCCTGGGCCGGCAGCAGCTCATCCCGGCGGAGTAGGTCCACACGGATCGATCGAGACACGGTGTTCCGGCAATCCTTGCGCGACACCGTGAATGGCAAGGAGATGACCGGCCTGAGGTTCGATTCCGAGTTGCTGCCGATCCAGGAACTTCCTGGCCGTCGTTACGAACAGAGTTTTGAGATCGCGGCCCCCGAAGCAAAGGCAGGTCGGATTGGTCACGGGCAGCGGAATGACCTTGTCGATCTGCCCGTCCGGCCGATAGCGCGCGACCCGGCCGCCCGAAAAGAATGCCGTCCACAGCCCGCCGTCGACGTCGACGGATGCGCCGTCAGGCCGCTCTTTCGAAGCGCCATAATCCGCAAACAAACGCCTGTTGCGGATCACGCCGTCATCGAGGTCGAAATCGAACTTCCAGGTGCAATATCGCCTGGTGTCGGTGAAATAGAGCGTGCGATTGTCGGGCGCGAACGCGATCCCGTTCGTCACGATGACGCCGTCGAACAGACGCATTGCCTCACCGTCTGCGGAGACGCGATACAGCGAGCCGTTCGGCCGATGCAATTGATTGTCCATGGTGCCGATCCACAACCGGCCGCGCGCGTCCACGCGGCCGTCGTTGAGGCGATTGTCGAGGCCGCTTTCGACCTCACAAAATCGAGCTGGAGGAGCGTCGTCGAACTTGCGACGGAACAGCGACAGATCTTGCGCGAGCAGGTGCGTGCCGTCCGCCGTCAAGGCC
It encodes:
- the fsrB gene encoding siderophore utilization protein FsrB, producing MRALFGRLHRWAGLLTAGFLFFSGITGAIISWDHELDDVLNSHLFDVSSKGPAIPSIELAKMIEQRDPRARVVYLFMTPEEGHSLWFFVMPRIDPATGKRYPLDYNQVFLDPNTGAELGRRYWGAVWPVTRENFVSFLYKLHYTMHIPEFWGSDRWGMRVLGIIAIIWTIDCFVGFYLTLPSRRRAKAARAPEVARQLERGFWARWAPAWAIKTSGSAYRINFDIHRAFSLWTWSLLFVIAFTAFSLNLYFEVFSPLMKMVSNYTPTPYEQRPYRDLDDPIEPKMTFAEIAARAAADGKGRGWTIPVGAISYGPAHGVYAAAFFHPGDDHGAGGVGPAQLYYDSEDGRPIGERLPWVGTAADIFVQAQFPLHSGRIVGLFGRILISIMGLVVAALSVTGVVIWWRKRRARVRVRETAAVRLGRQQLIPAE
- a CDS encoding SMP-30/gluconolactonase/LRE family protein yields the protein MSRSRVETAVASTDILGETPLWCDRSRKLWWIDIDGRLHQSFDPATGAHHVWSYDCQFLGSQALTADGTHLLAQDLSLFRRKFDDAPPARFCEVESGLDNRLNDGRVDARGRLWIGTMDNQLHRPNGSLYRVSADGEAMRLFDGVIVTNGIAFAPDNRTLYFTDTRRYCTWKFDFDLDDGVIRNRRLFADYGASKERPDGASVDVDGGLWTAFFSGGRVARYRPDGQIDKVIPLPVTNPTCLCFGGRDLKTLFVTTARKFLDRQQLGIEPQAGHLLAIHGVAQGLPEHRVSIDPCGPTPPG